One window from the genome of Nicotiana tomentosiformis chromosome 5, ASM39032v3, whole genome shotgun sequence encodes:
- the LOC138891885 gene encoding uncharacterized protein — protein sequence MKREKLDKQFSKFLDILKQLYIDIPFTEALTQMPSYAKFLKVILSGKRKLEEVSTVKLTEKCASINLMHFSIFRKLALGELKDTGVSLQLADQSTKRPKGIIENVLVRVDKFVFPVDFIVLEMEKNTEVPLILGRPFLATGRANIDVHQGQFILRVDEERVIFDMQKMMKFPLNESSSYCFQINYHDQKSVKGRDGAGYHCQASQH from the exons ATGAAAAGAGAAAAGCTTGACAAACAGTTTTCAAAGTTTCTGGATATTTTAAAGCAACTTTACATTGACATACCTTTCACAGAAGCTTTGACACAAATGCCTTCATATGCTAAATTTCTCAAAGTAATTTTGTCAGGTAAAAGaaaattggaagaagtttcaACGGTTAAGCTTACAGAGAAAT GTGCTTCAATAAATCTAATGCATTTTTCAATTTTTAGGAAATTAGCACTTGGTGAATTGAAAGATACTGGTGTATCTCTTCAATTAGCTGATCAAAGTACTAAAAGACCCAAAGGAATAATTGAAAATGTCCTCGTTAGAGTAGATAAATTCGTATTCCCGGTAGATTTTATAGTACTTGAAATGGAAAAAAACACTGAGGTACCATTAATTTTAGGTAGACCATTTCTCGCAACAGGAAGAGCGAACATTGATGTTCATCAAGGACAATTCATATTGCGAGTTGATGAGGAGAGAGTAATTTTTGACATGCAGAAAATGATGAAATTTCCTCTGAATGAGTCATCATCCTATTGTTTTCAAATTAACTATCACGACCAAAAAtctgttaaaggtcgtgatggcgccggatacCACTGTCAGGcgagccaacactaa